Part of the Pseudomonas baltica genome is shown below.
CTCGAATCCAAACTCACGCAAAAACTCAAGCGCATCCTTCTGGTCGAGGACGACGACTTGCAGCGCGACAGCATTGCCCGCCTGATCGGCGACGACGACATCGAGATCACCGCCGTAGGTTATGCCCAGGAGGCCCTGGACCTGCTGCACGCCAATGTCTACGACTGCATGATCATCGACCTCAAGCTGCCCGACATGCTCGGCAACGACCTGCTCAAGCGCATGTCCACCGAGGAAATCAAGGCCTTCCCGCCGGTCATCGTCTACACCGGGCGCAACCTGACCCGTGAAGAAGAGGCCGAGCTGCTCAAGTACTCGCGCTCGATCATCATCAAGGGCGCGCGTTCCCCCGAGCGGCTGCTGGATGAAGTCACACTCTTTCTGCACAAAGTCGAATCCCAGCTGTCCACTGAACGGCAGAAGATGCTGAAGACCGCCCGCAGCCGCGACAAAGTCTTCGAAGGTCGCAAGATCCTCGTGGTCGACGACGACGTGCGCAACATCTTTGCCCTCACCAGCGCCCTGGAACACAAGGGCGCAGTCGTGGAGATCGGTCGCAATGGCCTGGAGGCCATCGAACGGCTCAACACGGTGGGTGACATCGATCTGGTCCTGATGGACGTCATGATGCCGGAAATGGACGGTTTCGAAGCTACCCGAGAGATTCGCAAGGACCCACGCTGGCGCAAGTTGCCGATCATCGCCGTGACCGCCAAGGCCATGAAGGATGACCAGGAGCGCTGCCTGCAGGCGGGCGCCAACGACTACCTGGCCAAGCCGATCGAGCTGGACCGGCTGTTTTCGCTGATTCGTGTGTGGCTGCCGCAACTGGAGCGTATTTGATAGTGCAACAGAACACCGACATCGAGATTCGGCTGCTGATCGAGGCGATCTACCTCAAGTACAGCTACGATTTTCGCGATTACGCCGGGGCTTCGGTCAAGCGCCGCGTCCAGCATGCATTGACGCAACTGGAGTGCAAGACCGTCTCGGCGTTGCAGGAGCGCGTCATCCATGACCCGACAGCGTTCATGCAGTTGCTGCAATACCTGACGATTCCGGTCAGCGAGATGTTCCGCGACCCCGACCACTTCCTGGCGATTCGCCAGGAAGTGGTGCCGCTGTTGCGGACCTATCCATCGATCAAGGTGTGGATCGCCGGTTGCAGCACAGGCGAGGAGGTCTACTCCATGGCCATCCTGCTGCGTGAAGAGGGTTTGCTGGAGCGGACCATCATCTACGCCACCGACATCAATCCGACATCGCTGGAAAAGGCCAAAAAGGGCGTGTATTCGATGGAAGCCATGCGTATCTACGGCAACAGCTACCAGCGCGCTGGCGGCAAACGCGATTTCAGCGACTATTACACCGCCGCCTATGGTCACGCGATCATGGACGG
Proteins encoded:
- a CDS encoding CheR family methyltransferase, giving the protein MQQNTDIEIRLLIEAIYLKYSYDFRDYAGASVKRRVQHALTQLECKTVSALQERVIHDPTAFMQLLQYLTIPVSEMFRDPDHFLAIRQEVVPLLRTYPSIKVWIAGCSTGEEVYSMAILLREEGLLERTIIYATDINPTSLEKAKKGVYSMEAMRIYGNSYQRAGGKRDFSDYYTAAYGHAIMDGSLRENVTFADHSLATDSVFSETQLVSCRNVLIYFNKGLQERAFGLFHESLCHRGFMVLGSKETVDFSAYSDKFEPLVKQERIYRKK